From the genome of Fusarium fujikuroi IMI 58289 draft genome, chromosome FFUJ_chr06:
CGATTCAATATTCGCCGCGCAGGCAAAGCCGGGTAATGACATGGGAGAAGTGGTCGGTGCGGATATGAATATGGCAGGGAATTGCCTCGATTTCTATGATCTCTCAGAGCAGACGTTTCTTCCGTCAGAGCGCGTTAGTATGCTGAGTCGCTCGTATATTGGAGACTGATGTGTAGTCATGAATATGAGCCTGGCCTGGAAGGACCAGCAGAGTTGTCTTCGTGGTGAATAATGTGTTCCAAGGTATCGTCTTGGAAAATCCTGGCTGTATGCTATTGAAGCATGTCCCGCGTCGTGTAGATCATCTAATACATAGTCATAGATAGGCTGATCGTCTTTTTCGATCTGACCTGCTTAGACCAGAGGCCCGTCCCCAGCTGGGAACCAGTTGGCGGGAAAACAAAGTTGGACAAATCTACTGGCCACATCGACTTCTTTGATTTCTAGAAAATGATAAGGATGATAAGGCTGTAGACAAAAAGCGGGGTCTACTATCCGCGTGCGGGCTTTTGCAACCAACCCCCGTCGGCCAAGCTGTCGGGCTCACCCCGAAGTCCACCTCCATAAAGGTACTATAGAGTATAGACTCATGATAAGAGTTTAAGGGGCATGCCAGTTTCCAGATCGAGATTCGTTGCATTGGAGCTACTTTTAACACCGAAGTGCCATGGACGACTTATCCCGTAGGCTTGATGCCTTTGGCCCTGCCATTCAAgagttgatgaagcttggTGGCACGCCAGGCTTGAGTCTCTCGGTCGCAACCAAGAACCAGCCTGTCTATCATGCAAACTACGGCTTCCGAGATCTCCAGAACAGACTTCCTGTTACAGAAGAGACAATATTCCCAGTATGCTCACTCGCTAAAGGCCTGTCAGCCGCGGCCATGGGCATATTGGTCGACCAAGGCATTGCATCGTGGGAGATGCTTGTCAAAGACGCAACACCCTCTTTCCATCCCAACGACACTTATTTGTATAATAACACAACACTGGCAGATATTTACAGCCACCGCAGTGGTATGTCATCTTGCGGAAACCTGGTTGGTGGTTGTGAAGGCAACATATTGATCGACAAAGACGACTGCATGCGGGTCGTCAATCAACAGACTCTGGTCCCCGCGCACCTGGGTTCATTCGCGTACAATAGCACTGCTTATGATGCCTGCGATGAGAGTTTCAGAAGCCTCAGCGGTACTTCTCTGGACGACTTCCTCCAGCAGCAGGTCTTCACTGCGCTCGGCTTGCGAAGGTCCTTTATGAGACCCCCACCCAGCGACACAGATAACGTGACAAAGTCTTACAACGCCTTGGATGATGGCACACCATGGTGCATACCAGGACCCAAGCTTGGTGAGGATGGTATCGGCTGCGGTTCGGGTGGACTCCAGTCTTGCGCTGCTGACTTGATCAAGCTCTATACTTGCTTTGTTCAGAGTTTCAATCATGAGTGTCAGACAGGCCGAACCTCTACACCAGGCTCTCCTCTGAAGCAGGTGTCGAAGATCATGTTTCCTCACGTTCCAATGCTCTCGACTGAGAGGGAAGAAGTGTCTTACGGACTGGGATGGGCCCGTGTGCAGCTGCCCAGCAACTTGGGACATATTGGCCTGAACGGCCGGCTGATGCCGCAGGAAATGCCGATAATCGGAAaaggaggagaggaagagctgATATTATACCACCAAGGCACGCTCCCAGGCGCTCTTGCGGTTGTTGTACTGATTCCCCGTACGGAGAGCGTCGTGTTGGTCATGAGCAACAGCCTCTCACTCACTGATGTGCCTGACTGGGTGTCACAAATGGTCCTTGAGGAAATCATTGGAGTTCCGATCAAGAATCGCACCGATTTTCTTTCGAACGCGAAGACGTCCATCGCTATCAACTTGGGATGGTATGACCGAATGGCTCTAGGTCTGGTGCAGGGCCAACCGGAGACCGTCAACCCTCACAAACCATTGGAGGCATACGTGGGAGAATACATCGATCAGAGCCGTGTCTTCAGCGTCGTGGTCAATTTGAAAGAGGGAGTGCTCTTTTGGGATTTCCAGGGAATGGATTCGGAAAGGTACAAGTTGACGCATTACGATGGCGATACTTTTACGTGGTTGCAACCACGGAACGATTTGTCGCGTCGCGGTAGATGGGTATTAGGAAATGATAATGATCCGTCATTCTGGAAGGTAGAGTTTGGTGTCGATGAACATGGCAGTGTAAGCACGGTGCTTTGGCGTCACGACCCCTCCCTGGATCCCATTGTCTATTCTAGATAGTGGCAAACAATGAAATCCATTCGCGCGCACAGTCTATCTACCATGTCTTTATAACCTACTCAGAAGTTCTAAGCTACCTTAATTAGGCCAATAGATTGAGAACATATTCGTATGCCATCTGGAAATATATGTTGTGCATGCTGAAATACTGAATCTGACTCTGAGGAATGAGCAAGATGCACTGCTTCAAGAGGGTCCAGCATATGTCCTCTCAGTCAACACATGCACGCTATTTTAGAAGGTATACTTCAAACATGCTACGGAAAGGTCATTGAATTAATTAATGCGCCCCCGTTCACCACGAATGCCGAAACTTAGGCCGCATGCCGAGAGTAAACAAAGTTCTGGCACACTTCAGTTGACAGTATGACATATTTGGCATAATGGCTTTTTCACGATCAAATCATTTGTAGTCTTCTGTGTTTCATCTTATGCTGAAAGCCCTCTAGCACTCTATGAGAGGCATTATTGACTGTCTGGTCAATATTAGCAGATGTTACCTGGAATTACGTCTCGAGCTCCATGGGCAAGCGTTATGTGCTGCTGGCTTCGGAAAAGATTCTAATAGCTGTGGCGGCAGACTCAGGGCTTGAAGCCATGGAACGACATGCCCAATCGTTTCCAATTATGACCTGATAGAAGCTTCGACTAACTCAGTAGCAAATGAGGCCCATGAAACGGCAAGAATTGATCGCTTGTAGGAGCTGCTCCGACGCTTTCTCCGATGTCATGCCACTAGTGCGAAACCCAACGCCCCCAGGTTTTCCCCGCATTCTAACAGAGTCAAGGGCGGAGCTGAATCCGAAATTCGTCAGGGCTGGAATTATCTGTAATTGCCTGCGTTCTATATATTGGCGATCTGCACCTGGATACAAGCAGCTATGCCTTAGTAACAGATTTGACATTTGCCGCTTCTTACAAGTTCCAGGCTTCCACTTATGCGATCCTGCCGATAACCCCTGTTCCACTTCAACATGAACGATCCGAACCACGCCAAGAGAGAAATGGCTGATGTGGAAGAATTTGAAGGCCTTGTCCTCGCCGATGTCATCCCCAAACTGGACAAATGGTGGTTTCAGTACCCCAATTTACGCAAGCTGAACTTGCTTCTGCTCAGTGCCTTTCTGGCCCAATTTACCTGCGGATTCGACGGCAGCATGCTGAACGGCATGCAGTCTCTGCCCCTCTGGCGGGAAGCATTTGGAGATCCAGTATGTTTCTCTGGTGACAGGTTGTATTGTATGAGACTGACGGGTGAGCTGATAAGACAGGCGCTAACCTCGGAACTCTTGTGAATGCGATTAATATTGGTGTTCTCGTATCCgccctcttttcctctcaGCTGTGCGAGATTTTCGGACGGAAGAAACCGATCACGCTAGGCACTTTCTTGATCATCGTTGGTTCTACCCTTCAGGGCGGTGCCCAGAGCCTGGGCATGTTTATCGCCGGCCGAATCATCATTGGCCTGGGAACTGGCATCGTAGCTGTGGCCGCTCCTCAGCTAATGACAGAAGTCGCATACCCGACTCATCGTGGGAAAATGGTGTCTCTATACATGACACAATGGGTTGTCGTGAGTGGTCAACTCCCTTTTTGGCACTGATGGTGCTGAGTATCTAGTACTGACTATTTCTACCAGGGCTatcttgttgctgcttgGACAACGTTTGGCACGTTCAAGATGAACTCTtcctggagctggaggctaCCCAGTCTATTGCAGGGCGTTCCAGCCATTCTGCAGCTAATTCTTAGCTTTTGGGTCCCTGAGTCTCCACGCTGGCTCGTGTACAAGGATCGGCGAGATGAAGCTTTGAGTGTGCTTTCTCAGTATCACTCGTGCGGCGACCACGACTCTCGCCTAGTGCGCTTCGAGTTACTCGAGATCGAAGCCACcctggaagaagaaaagaagcacaAGGCGATCCAGTGGTCCGAGTTTATCCGGACCAGTGGCAACCGCAAGCGCCTCTGGATCTTACTCTTCATGGGTTTCGCTGCTCAGTTGTCGGGCCTGGGACTGACCGGCTATTACCTgaccaagatcttgaacAGCATTGGCGTGACTAATGCCAACACGCAACTTCTTATCAATGCAATCGCTGCTTTTTGGCAGCTGTGTTGCTCTGTTTTCTTTGCTATGCTTATTGATCGAGTCGGCCGACGCGGTCTGATCACATTCGGTATTACTACCATGTTGGTTGTCTTCATAGTATGGACCATCTGTTCTGCCCTCAACGAGGAACGCCACTTTTCCGATCGGCCTCTGGCGCTCGCAGTCGTTGCCATGATCTTTCTGTTCCAGGTTGGCTACCAACCCTTTGCCATCTCAACAGTTCCCTACGTCGTTGAGTGTTCTCTCTACTCGTTGCGCTCAAAGACAGCTATGATCTTCCAGTTCTGTGGCTACTCGGCTAGTTTCTTCACAGGCTACGTCAACCCCGTAGCCTTGGACCGCATCGGCTGGCGTTACTACATCTTTGCGTGTGCTGTTCTCGGCGTTGAAACTGTTTTTGCTTGGTGGTACCTGCCTGAGACGAAGGGCAAAggtcttgaggagattgGTCAGATCTTTGACGGTGACGAG
Proteins encoded in this window:
- a CDS encoding related to hexose transporter protein, with protein sequence MNDPNHAKREMADVEEFEGLVLADVIPKLDKWWFQYPNLRKLNLLLLSAFLAQFTCGFDGSMLNGMQSLPLWREAFGDPTGANLGTLVNAINIGVLVSALFSSQLCEIFGRKKPITLGTFLIIVGSTLQGGAQSLGMFIAGRIIIGLGTGIVAVAAPQLMTEVAYPTHRGKMVSLYMTQWVVGYLVAAWTTFGTFKMNSSWSWRLPSLLQGVPAILQLILSFWVPESPRWLVYKDRRDEALSVLSQYHSCGDHDSRLVRFELLEIEATLEEEKKHKAIQWSEFIRTSGNRKRLWILLFMGFAAQLSGLGLTGYYLTKILNSIGVTNANTQLLINAIAAFWQLCCSVFFAMLIDRVGRRGLITFGITTMLVVFIVWTICSALNEERHFSDRPLALAVVAMIFLFQVGYQPFAISTVPYVVECSLYSLRSKTAMIFQFCGYSASFFTGYVNPVALDRIGWRYYIFACAVLGVETVFAWWYLPETKGKGLEEIGQIFDGDELLTGTQAITKKREEKYRAFDESSLRERKAVSASHVEKGEE